A genome region from Triticum aestivum cultivar Chinese Spring chromosome 2B, IWGSC CS RefSeq v2.1, whole genome shotgun sequence includes the following:
- the LOC123042811 gene encoding uncharacterized protein: MRILSLTCSSSACERNFSVFQQIHTKKRNRLLHNKMRDLVFIKFNSKLKQKRKMKNRDPIVDHTFVDVVEDEDNEWITGIVPHEPGEVVEVAASTSQGAVGASKRKRASQSRPRKKKKLLPVFREDELESASSSSESEDDTMHSPSGSSNESDSE; this comes from the exons ATGCGGATTTTGAGTTTGACATGCAGCTCCTCCGCTTGTGAGAGGAATTTTAGTGTTTTTCAGCAG ATTCACACAAAGAAACGCAACAGGCTGCTTCATAATAAAATGAGAGACCTTGTTTTTATCAAGTTCAACTCCAAACTCAAACAGAAGAGAAAGATGAAAAACAGGGACCCGATTGTGGACCACACATTTGTAGATGTTGTAGAAGATGAAGATAATGAGTGGATCACAGGTATTGTGCCTCATGAACCTGGTGAAGTTGTAGAAGTTGCAGCATCAACATCACAAGGAGCAGTTGGTGCATCAAAAAGAAAGAGAGCGTCCCAATCTCGCCCTCGGAAGAAGAAAAAACTGCTCCCTGTTTTTCGTGAAGATGAGTTGGAGTCAGCTAGTTCTTCTTCTGAATCGGAAGATGATACCATGCATTCACCATCTGGTTCATCAAATGAGAGTGATTCTGAATAA